TTATATCCATGTTCCCTGGCTGAGCCGCGGACCAGATCATTTCGGTCGAGTCCGAGAGTACGGTCCGAACGGTGGAGGTTCGACCGGCCGCTTATTACCCGACCGGAAACCGTGTCGGCGGGTTGCTTCTTCTCGCCATTGCTAAGGAGATTGTCGAGCAAGAAGGCGGGTTCGAAACGGTTTGCGAAACCCGATAAGGAATCTCAAAGTGTTTCGGAGCTCGAGACGCTTTCGCGGTGGTCGTTATCGTCGAGAAAGTCGTTATCGCCGTTTCGGGTTTCGACGTCGTCGTCTTCGGTTGCATCTTCGCCCCGACTCGTTGGCGATGCTGAATGGGCCGGGTTTGGGCTTTTCTGAGAATGATTTGGCCTTTTGATCGAATGATAAGTTTATTAGTTCACTTAAGCAAGTGTTGGGTCATtttatatatctaaaatttattagccaataataaatttttaaatgagcTTAGATCCGTAA
This region of Arachis hypogaea cultivar Tifrunner chromosome 8, arahy.Tifrunner.gnm2.J5K5, whole genome shotgun sequence genomic DNA includes:
- the LOC112704985 gene encoding uncharacterized protein, translating into MGVEDGSFRKPGAVPFKWEIKPGVPVHHNHHNYHNHHDHQEPQVLSPEPPSPKLRPPPSGLYPCSLAEPRTRSFRSSPRVRSERWRFDRPLITRPETVSAGCFFSPLLRRLSSKKAGSKRFAKPDKESQSVSELETLSRWSLSSRKSLSPFRVSTSSSSVASSPRLVGDAEWAGFGLF